The following are from one region of the Carassius auratus strain Wakin chromosome 13, ASM336829v1, whole genome shotgun sequence genome:
- the LOC113112577 gene encoding probable sodium-coupled neutral amino acid transporter 6 isoform X1 — translation MLKNGANYSVQTGSEYEPIGEESRPLLEAQGVQARGASFWSSAFNLMNAIMGSGILGLSYAMANTGIIGFSILLLVVSSLAAYSVHLLLLLCDKTGVNSYEALGERAFNRPGKILVACTILIQNIGAMSTYLFILKSEMPAAVTGFMSTETSGKWFENGVALLILVTVIVVLPLALLPKIGFLGYTSSLAFFFMLFFTVVVVVKKWSIPCPLPVNATVNLSLNTSECTPQLFVFSLKSAYAVPTMAFSFLCHTAVLPIYCELHRPTKQRMQNVANVSISLSFVVYLISALFGYLTFYTNVESELLKGYDTYLPRDVVVISVRLAILLAVLLTVPLIHFPARKAVLMLCRGDREFSWLSHVLSCFFILTFVLLLAIFVPDIRNVFGVVGSTTSTCLLFVYPGMFYLRISAEPVKSLSSAGAVLLMVIGLFVGVLSLCVIIVSWVQGP, via the exons GGTGTTCAAGCTAGAGGTGCATCCTTCTGGTCTTCTGCCTTTAACCTGATGAATGCTATCATGGGTAGTGGCATCCTGGGTCTCTCCTATGCTATGGCCAATACGGGCATCATTGGATTCAG TATTCTGTTGCTGGTGGTCTCCAGTTTGGCTGCTTATTCTGTCCATCTCTTGCTGCTCCTCTGTGACAAGACAG GTGTCAACTCTTATGAAGCTCTTGGAGAGAGAGCCTTCAACAGACCTGGCAAG ATTCTGGTGGCCTGTACTATTCTCATTCAGAACATTGGAG CCATGTCCACCTACTTGTTCATCTTGAAGTCTGAAATGCCTGCTGCAGTCACTGGCTTCATGAGCACAGAGACTTCTGg AAAGTGGTTTGAGAATGGTGTTGCACTATTGATCTTAGTGACTGTAATTGTAGTGCTGCCACTGGCTCTACTTCCTAAGATTG GTTTCTTGGGATACACCAGCAGTCTCGCATTCTTCTTCATGTTGTTCTTCACTGTAGTG GTGGTGGTGAAAAAATGGTCCATTCCCTGCCCGCTGCCAGTTAACGCTACTGTGAACCTG AGCTTAAATACCTCTGAATGCACCCCACAGTTGTTTGTGTTCTCTCTTAAG AGTGCTTATGCTGTCCCAACAATGGCTTTCTCCTTCTTGTGCCATACAGCAGTTTTACCCATTTACTGTGAGTTACACAG ACCCACAAAGCAGAGAATGCAGAATGTGGCGAATGTCAGCATCTCTCTTAGTTTTGTTGTGTATCTGATCTCTGCCCTGTTTGGATACCTCACCTTCTATA CAAATGTGGAATCAGAGCTGTTGAAAGGATACGACACCTACCTACCACGGGATGTTGTGGTGATATCAGTTCGTCTTGCAATTTTATTGGCCGTTCTGCTCACCGTGCCGCTCATTCACTTCCCA gcACGTAAAGCGGTGTTGATGTTATGCAGAGGAGACAGGGAGTTCTCCTGGCTCTCTCATGTACTATCCTGTTTTTTTATCCTCACTTTTGTGCTGCTGCTCGCTATTTTCGTCCCTGACATTAGGAATGTCTTTGGTGTGGTGG GTTCTACGACCTCCACATGTTTACTGTTTGTGTATCCTGGGATGTTTTATTTGAGAATCAGCGCTGAGCCAGTGAAATCTCTCAGTTCAGCAGGG GCTGTTTTGCTGATGGTGATTGGTCTGTTTGTTGGCGTTTTGAGCCTGTGTGTCATCATTGTCTCCTGGGTTCAAGGTCCTTGA
- the LOC113112577 gene encoding probable sodium-coupled neutral amino acid transporter 6 isoform X2 yields MLKNGANYSVQTGSEYEPIGEESRPLLEAQGVQARGASFWSSAFNLMNAIMGSGILGLSYAMANTGIIGFSILLLVVSSLAAYSVHLLLLLCDKTGVNSYEALGERAFNRPGKILVACTILIQNIGAMSTYLFILKSEMPAAVTGFMSTETSGKWFENGVALLILVTVIVVLPLALLPKIGFLGYTSSLAFFFMLFFTVVVVVKKWSIPCPLPVNATVNLSAYAVPTMAFSFLCHTAVLPIYCELHRPTKQRMQNVANVSISLSFVVYLISALFGYLTFYTNVESELLKGYDTYLPRDVVVISVRLAILLAVLLTVPLIHFPARKAVLMLCRGDREFSWLSHVLSCFFILTFVLLLAIFVPDIRNVFGVVGSTTSTCLLFVYPGMFYLRISAEPVKSLSSAGAVLLMVIGLFVGVLSLCVIIVSWVQGP; encoded by the exons GGTGTTCAAGCTAGAGGTGCATCCTTCTGGTCTTCTGCCTTTAACCTGATGAATGCTATCATGGGTAGTGGCATCCTGGGTCTCTCCTATGCTATGGCCAATACGGGCATCATTGGATTCAG TATTCTGTTGCTGGTGGTCTCCAGTTTGGCTGCTTATTCTGTCCATCTCTTGCTGCTCCTCTGTGACAAGACAG GTGTCAACTCTTATGAAGCTCTTGGAGAGAGAGCCTTCAACAGACCTGGCAAG ATTCTGGTGGCCTGTACTATTCTCATTCAGAACATTGGAG CCATGTCCACCTACTTGTTCATCTTGAAGTCTGAAATGCCTGCTGCAGTCACTGGCTTCATGAGCACAGAGACTTCTGg AAAGTGGTTTGAGAATGGTGTTGCACTATTGATCTTAGTGACTGTAATTGTAGTGCTGCCACTGGCTCTACTTCCTAAGATTG GTTTCTTGGGATACACCAGCAGTCTCGCATTCTTCTTCATGTTGTTCTTCACTGTAGTG GTGGTGGTGAAAAAATGGTCCATTCCCTGCCCGCTGCCAGTTAACGCTACTGTGAACCTG AGTGCTTATGCTGTCCCAACAATGGCTTTCTCCTTCTTGTGCCATACAGCAGTTTTACCCATTTACTGTGAGTTACACAG ACCCACAAAGCAGAGAATGCAGAATGTGGCGAATGTCAGCATCTCTCTTAGTTTTGTTGTGTATCTGATCTCTGCCCTGTTTGGATACCTCACCTTCTATA CAAATGTGGAATCAGAGCTGTTGAAAGGATACGACACCTACCTACCACGGGATGTTGTGGTGATATCAGTTCGTCTTGCAATTTTATTGGCCGTTCTGCTCACCGTGCCGCTCATTCACTTCCCA gcACGTAAAGCGGTGTTGATGTTATGCAGAGGAGACAGGGAGTTCTCCTGGCTCTCTCATGTACTATCCTGTTTTTTTATCCTCACTTTTGTGCTGCTGCTCGCTATTTTCGTCCCTGACATTAGGAATGTCTTTGGTGTGGTGG GTTCTACGACCTCCACATGTTTACTGTTTGTGTATCCTGGGATGTTTTATTTGAGAATCAGCGCTGAGCCAGTGAAATCTCTCAGTTCAGCAGGG GCTGTTTTGCTGATGGTGATTGGTCTGTTTGTTGGCGTTTTGAGCCTGTGTGTCATCATTGTCTCCTGGGTTCAAGGTCCTTGA